AATATATTATGTTTTGTTAAGATACTTAGCTTTTGATCAATAATGATTTACGTAACCGGTTTGATTAAAACGAACACGAATTTGCACTATGGCTAATATCAACGTTATCAACGGTACTGCTGGCAATAACACCCTCAATGGTGGCACTGGTCATGACCTCATATCCGGTCTGGCCGGCAATGACACCATCAATGGCGGTGCTGGTAATGACACCCTATTTGGAGGCATTGGTAATGACATCCTCAATGGTGGCACTGGCAATGACTCTCTTGATGGTGGTTTTGATAATGACACTCTCAGGGGAAGTACTGGTAACGATACCTTAAATGGAGATACGGGTTCTGATACGGCTGATTACAGCACTCTGGCGCAGAGCATTACTCTATTACCAACTGGAACTGTCAATAAAGCTGGGGGTGCCGGCACAGATCAACTGATTGATATCGAGAAAATCATTGCCAATGCTAAAGTCGGTAATAACACCATAGATGCTTCCAGCGCAGTTGGTGCATCAATTAATGTCAACCTTACGACTCAAACCTTGGTGGTAAATGGCGTTCCTGGTGTCGGTCCGTTTACAGTCGTTAACTTTGACAATGTTAAAGGTACATATCTCGATGACAGTATCTTTGGTGACAGCCAAAATAACTCCTTAATTGGGAATGGCGGCGCTGACTACATCAATGGTGGCGCTGGTAATGACTCTATTAATGGTGGTGATGGCAATGACAGCTTGCTTGGTGGCTTAGGAAATGACACCCTCTTAGGTTTCAATGGATATGACTTCCTTGATGGTGGTGATGGCAATGACAGCCTCAATGGTGAAAGCGGCAATGACACCTTAATCGGTGGTGCTGGTGCGGACATCCTCAATGGTGGCCTTGATGATGACATCCTAATTGGTGGCTTTGGTAATGACAACCTCAATGGTGGTGCTGGTGCAGATAAATTTGTGTTCAACAGCCTATTTGAAGGATTGGATATCATCTCAGACTTTAACGTTGTTGAGAATGACAAAATCCAGATTTCTACATCAGGGTTTGGCTCTAGTTCCTTTAGCAATTTCAGCTACAACTCATCAACTGGTAACTTGTTATTCCAAGGCACTGCATTCGCCAACATTCAAAACCCCTCATTTAACCCCTCTCTCAACATCGAGTTTATCGCCTAAAACCCAGTAAAGTTTGGGAAAAGGATGTTTACAGTTTCTCAATTACTGTAATTACAGCCATTTTCAGGTAAATAGACCACGCTTTTGGGGCGCAAGGCATTGCGCCCCTACGAAGATCTGTGGTTCAAA
The Gloeotrichia echinulata CP02 DNA segment above includes these coding regions:
- a CDS encoding calcium-binding protein — its product is MANINVINGTAGNNTLNGGTGHDLISGLAGNDTINGGAGNDTLFGGIGNDILNGGTGNDSLDGGFDNDTLRGSTGNDTLNGDTGSDTADYSTLAQSITLLPTGTVNKAGGAGTDQLIDIEKIIANAKVGNNTIDASSAVGASINVNLTTQTLVVNGVPGVGPFTVVNFDNVKGTYLDDSIFGDSQNNSLIGNGGADYINGGAGNDSINGGDGNDSLLGGLGNDTLLGFNGYDFLDGGDGNDSLNGESGNDTLIGGAGADILNGGLDDDILIGGFGNDNLNGGAGADKFVFNSLFEGLDIISDFNVVENDKIQISTSGFGSSSFSNFSYNSSTGNLLFQGTAFANIQNPSFNPSLNIEFIA